One window of the Rosa rugosa chromosome 3, drRosRugo1.1, whole genome shotgun sequence genome contains the following:
- the LOC133737094 gene encoding exonuclease 1-like, whose protein sequence is MGIGPPGISILKEMRQYMRVIQLDSFSELEEKTVGIDRTTWLVEANDKKKNKHQLSKGDYLVHKCLILKMHKITPLLVFDTLVPLGKDRNKEFWNREIHFNYVDRAVRECLSRNAIKLICAPYESDAELAYLMEKKYIYAVMTGDSDLMAYGVSRIIYMIGSQTIVIAITMNLKK, encoded by the exons ATGGGAATTGGTCCACCTGGCATTAGCATACTCAAAGAGATGAGACAATATATGAGAGTTATACAGTTGGACAGTTTCTCGGAGCTTGAGGAGAAAACAGTAGGAATTGACCGCACCACTTGGCTTGTAGAGGCCAATgataagaagaaaaataaacatcAGTTGAG CAAAGGTGACTATCTTGTGCACAAGTGTCTCATATTGAAAATGCACAAGATTACTCCTCTTCTTGTGTTTGACACACTTGTGCCATTAGGAAAAGACAGGAACAAAGAATTCTGGAACAGGGAGATTCATTTTAATTATGTTGATAGAGCCGTACGTGAG TGTCTCAGTCGCAATGCAATCAAGCTTATCTGTGCCCCCTATGAGTCTGATGCAGAGTTAGCATACTTGATGGAGAAAAAGTACATTTATGCTGTCATGACAGGCGACTCAGATCTTATGGCTTATGGAGTTTCAAga ATAATATATATGATTGGGAGCCAGACAATAGTGATTGCTATTACTATGAATTTGAAAAAATGA